gtgtgataaagTTGATACTAGCGGAATGCGAAGGACTTGTGCCGTTGGATGACAGTTTGGCAGGCAAATTAGTTTAATCCAAGGAACCTTCGGAATAACTTGGAAGAAGTTCGAGCGCCACCGCAGCAACCATTGATGGGAGGTTCATTGATTTAATTCGTTTGTCTTCTCCAATGCTGCAGTGGCTAGTGGCATCCGCAGATGTATCCCCTTTCGATCCGGTGTTAAAAAGCAGTCAAGTGTAAAGTGAAGTGTGCTGTTCTCCATTTTAAGTGTTCGAcgtgcattgtgtgtgtgtgtgtgttgccaaGTGAGTGTTTAACCGAGCTAGAGGTGACGCGTAGGGACGTAAACCAGTGCGAACCGGACTGCGTGCTATTCCGTTGACCCTAGGTTCCTTCCAGTTCTTCCGCTCCTGCACCGGAATCCCTCCCGGCGCAGGTCCCGATCGAACCTCCCCATCGTACGCTCCATCGGTGGGCAACCTGAATGTTGAAGATGTCCTCCATATCCGCCCAGGGAGTGGTTGAGCGTGCCTCGGCCGAACTATCGAAACGCATCAACGGCCTTGGGCTGCGGTCGAAGCACCAtcacggtggtagtggtggcggtagcggtagcaAGTCGGGCGATGGGAAGGCGAGCGTTATGGAGCGCGTCACGAATGTGCTGTGTGgtgggagtagcagcagcagcagcagcagcagctcgtcttcctcctcctcctcctcgtcctcctccaaCACTGCCGGTAACGTCAGCATACAGACGGCTGGCCAGTCGCagtccggtggtggccatgctCCGGAGAAACCATCCCGCATATCGAATCCCTCTGGTGGAGCGGTAGGTGGTACGGGAGgatccagtggtggtggtggtggtggtggtaaaggtACGGCCTCCGGTATACTGGGTACCGGTGGCAACAGTAAGTCCCAATCGAACACACCGCAATCGATGCGCAAGATCCCGCACCATCATGGACCACACGgcagtggaggtggtggtggtatgaaccatcatcatcacggtggAAAGATGGGGCTGGCCGGACACCAGGGACAGCTAGCGCTACCGCAAATTCTGAccatcgagcagctgctgcaggatgAACGGTTCCTAGCACGGTTCTTCCTCTACTTCACGTCCTTCGAGCGGTGCACGTTGGCCCAGGTATGCCAGAAGTGGCGCGATCTGCTGTACCGTAGTCCCCGGTACTGGAGTGGGCTCGTACCGGTGCTGCAGTGCCGGGAGCTACGCCAGACCACGAACCAGGACCGGGTGAAGCTGTATAACTCGCTAATACGGCGCAGTTTCCATGCGGTCTGTCTGATGGGGGCCACCGATGAGGATGCGCTCGATCTGGTCCATTCGTTCCCGCTCGCCTCCAAGCACGTCCATTCGCTCAGCCTGCGGTGCTCCTCGATCAGCGATCGGGGACTGGAAGCGTTGCTCGACCATCTACAGGTAAGTTCCCGGGACTCATCTTTCATCTTTCCAAGTTAGAGTGTTAAGTGTAGTAAACGAAGTGATCAAATGATTTCCGATGTTGGACTGGCAGTTGTATGGCAAAAGTATTCGATAACAGGTCTACAACTGGCCATCTGACTTGGTTTGTTGGTATTCGTGTCCTTGAGTTAgaccgatggagacgcctggtaatGGTTCGTTTTTCCGTCGAGTTTCCGCCCATACGGCGTCAGGAAGGATAGTGTGAGGACAATCTAAAATTGAATTCTTCGACTCTCGAGCGTCTCTTTGGAATGCTTTTCCGGtagaaaaaggcaaaaagaaaatatcCCTTGGAATCTTCTTGCCTCCCCCCCTTGTGTTAGGGCAGACGTGGCAGACTTGCTGGCGACAGGGGTTGCATCTGTCGGCGAGCGTGACCACGCGGAAGTAATAGCACCGTACCGGTGACCTAGTTCTGCGTTGGCAACGGTTCTTTCGCTCTGGGCGGAGCACACCGGTTTAGCTGGCCGTTTAATGGTGCGAGGCTCGATTTATTGCACTCCATCTTGGGCCTTCCTGGGGTGTTCCAACTGCTGGCCACCATCAGGTtagttgttttgctgtttggaGTTCAGTGTtctttgaattgaattgaatttgcatCCGCAGCTCTGGATGGTTGGTGTATTCTTCTGTTTTACCGATGGAGAGctggccaccgaaaccgaactgcACCAACAACTGCAGTGCTGTGGTGACGGTGTGAAAGGGGACGAACAGGACGAACAAACTGGTTCAAATGCCCATTTGAAGAGCCAACTCTTGGCACACCACCAAATGGCAAACACATCGGCGGTTTTAGTGGCGCGTCTGCTATGGCGTGGTGACAACAGGAGCAGGGCATCATCGATACAGCCGAACACCACCGACCGTCGTGCCAGCGAGCAGCGTATATTGTTGTGGCACCACATCGAGGCCGTGCGAGGGTGAGtgggcaaacaaacacaacacaataatCTGTTGATTGTGCTACTACTCGTCACTCGGTAGGCGAAGGTCGAGGCCCACCGAGGTAGGGTGGATCCGAGGTGgaaaacaatattaaaataaCGTTCTACAACGGcccggtggcgacggtgtcGAAGCCTGACTGATAGAGGCGACAGCGCACAGTGGATGGGGCGCCGGCGATGGGGCAGTTTATGAGTGTTCGAGGCGATGCAAGCAAGTCTCTGTAGAAGCAGCGTCTGGCAGTTTGAGTTGTTTGTGGGATCGAGTGCCGAGGTGATCAACCTGGGGGTATTTTATGCTGTTGCAACACGTTGCAACATTCCTGTTCGGATGATTCTTTTTGTGTCGGTGAATCGGTGCATCTCTGACCGGCAATACATGCACGGGatggaaatttattaattCTGGGGGCTCAGTGCATGTCCTTAGCGCATGGTTTCGGCTACTAACGTTGCGTATGTAGTTCAACGGTATGCATAGCTCTATGCTGGTTTTACTGAGCGATAAATTAGATACAGGAACCAATTTTATTCTTTTAATATTTAACCTCAAACAGACACCAAATGATTTCCTCAAAAACTAGCGTTTTTATTTCACCCTTCAATTATCTGAGGACATTTGTCACAACGTAATATTTAGCTCATTTCAtaatatgaaaaaaatattgaaaagaattgaaaattgttgatttGAAATGCATTCGAAATGCTGatttgaaaatgatgaaaaaatggCATTTTACACATCATGTTCCGCACCTAACTAACGCACTTAAACcgaaactaattcactcgagaaatctgtcgagaaggacgaaactgggactgtatacaacgtatatagtaccggtgctcacatacgcctctgagacttagacactgtccagaacggacgaagccctcttatccgcgttcgagaggagagttctcagaaggatatttggccccgtgtgtgaggagggacgatggagaagccgatacaacgcggagttatacgcgttgtatgacgatctcactgtcgcgcagcgcatgagactcgcccggcttcggtgggctgggcatgtcatgagaatggcagacgacgacccagcccgtaaagtcttcttaggccttccggatggacagagagggcgtggtaggcccaaatcgagatggagcaacggtatcgacattgacgccagaatagcaggactaccgacttggaggacgacggcgctcgatcgcgagcggtggaggaatcttctttggcaggccaagaccgctcgtcggttgtagcgccggataagtaagtaagtaagttcCGCACTTAATGAACGAGATATTTCTAATGTGCAAGAAGAGTCAGAACCAGGATGACAAGAATGCTCTTTATATTTCTAAGAATGTTTTTACAGTATAAATTACAATCGTCTAAGAAACTATTGGATGGAGACGTTTTTAAAACTCAACCATAATACTAGCGTTATGTGTCACCAAAATGCTAGGAAAACTGATGTTCCACGAATCGCGAAAAGGTTAAGTGTAGCCACGCAAAACTGTATGAGAAATCCTTCTAGTAAGTGCACTGAAGGAAGTCAATATTATGTACATCGAATAATCATTGCTATGaaaatgcgtttttttttaaagtttacTAAGCATATTGAATCATGAATGTTATGTAAAGAGGTTGGTATATCTActgccaaatcaaatcgcTTCAGATGCGTTGTGTGTAGTTACACCAGGGATATATCATGAGTTTCTTAATCTGTGTGACACGAGGAATACCAATTATATATTCAAAAGATCCTATTTGCCCCGAAAAGACGATTAACTGGTGTTACAACGATACACTGGGAGTTGAAGATGCACATGGTGCATTGGCGCATCTGGATGTggattattttcttttcacatCGATAGAAAGCATATTTACACATCAGTAAATCGTAACGATTTTCATCGAaacagatttttttatttgtaggGAAACCCCCAAAATGTGCCTTAAAGATGGTCAAAATATGTAGAAACCGACACAcaaaaatcaaatataaactTCGTAACGTGTTATGCCTTCACATGTTATTTAACAAACATCTGCATAACACACAAGGCATTGCCACATGTAGACCATCGAGACTTCGTTACGACAGACCCGGTGGTGGGGGCCACTACTAAACCACACAAATGAGGCCTTTCCGTCTTGCGCCATATATGGAATAtggcaccccaaaaaggacaaATCGAAATGGGGGGGGACCCTTTTTCCATGGCGCAACCGGCGGTTCTGCGGTCCGGAAATATGAGCGCCGGAGGTCGTCAGTGCCGGATGGATGGGTATTGGTTGTTCGAAGGAAGGGGCCATATCATATCTATCATGGTGAGTGGCAGgggtgaaattgaatttcgggGTTTGCacttctttcactctctttccaCTATCCcctcattttctctcttcactccttccgcttcttctATAGTTTATTGGATTCAGCTCGTCCTAATGGATTGGAGCGTCTCGGTTTTGGTACCGCCGCGGTAACATAGTGGCAGGCGACGAGGCCCTTGAAATCGGTCCCCAGCTCGACAGCTCACAGCTGACGAAAACCGTGTCTACCGAAAATGGTGATCCAATTGTCAAAAACAAGAATTCTATTATGACCCTTCCCACCCAATGTGGCACAGCGAAGCATATAGACTGAGAGTCTGCCAGGACGGCTGGCATTTCATCCAGTTTAGCGATCCTTTGGCGAACAATTTAAGGATATTTGGTGCCCCGAAATGTGTCCTGCTGTCAGTAGACGCTCGAGACGAGAAATCAATTAGGATAAGCGCTGCCCACTGCTGCCATAATCGAATGGAGGGCCCACTACCCACCCCCGCTACGTCCTTCATCTCATGTCATCAACCGAAAGTGCAATTTCAGCTCGTTGGAGTGGGAAGCGCTTTTACGTCCCCCGTTTCAACGCCCCGCCCCGAATGTGGTATCGTCGGTGTCGAAAAACAAGGACGAGACACCAGAAATCGTCGAATTGCTTGCTCGCCCGCCCCGGCTGGGTGCCAGTCTGGCTGCCACCGGTTCGAAATGGCTGACTTTCGGATTCGCTCGTTTATGGTACACAATGGTAGCCTCGGCCCTAGTGGCAGACGTATCGCGCAGTCCCTGATGATTGCACTTGGGAAATGCATGTAACAAacgttttgctttccatttgaGTTGCCTGACTTGTGCTGCTGTCGGTAGTGAGTGTAATGCCAATTTGTgcttcacaacaacaacaaaaagtacTGAGAAGCGCGCCGTCTGACGCTGTTGTGCATATTTGCTGGAATTCACATTCCCCTTGCCTGGTTAGCTTCCATAAATGGACGAATCATAAATGAAGCGAATAAAAAGAACTCTCCTTTATCCTTCGCTGCTCTTGCAACACAAAATGGACGTCAATATCACGGGGCACGGGGCATGCTATTGACATTGAATTATTAGCTGCGAGAAAGGGAAGAGCGAACATGCTCGTGCAGCATCATGCCGTAAACATGCTGCTCTGGCTTCCATGCACATTTTTGCACATTGCTc
This sequence is a window from Anopheles darlingi chromosome 3, idAnoDarlMG_H_01, whole genome shotgun sequence. Protein-coding genes within it:
- the LOC125956611 gene encoding F-box/LRR-repeat protein 16, with product MLKMSSISAQGVVERASAELSKRINGLGLRSKHHHGGSGGGSGSKSGDGKASVMERVTNVLCGGSSSSSSSSSSSSSSSSSSSSNTAGNVSIQTAGQSQSGGGHAPEKPSRISNPSGGAVGGTGGSSGGGGGGGKGTASGILGTGGNSKSQSNTPQSMRKIPHHHGPHGSGGGGGMNHHHHGGKMGLAGHQGQLALPQILTIEQLLQDERFLARFFLYFTSFERCTLAQVCQKWRDLLYRSPRYWSGLVPVLQCRELRQTTNQDRVKLYNSLIRRSFHAVCLMGATDEDALDLVHSFPLASKHVHSLSLRCSSISDRGLEALLDHLQSLFELELAGCNEITEAGLWACLTPRIVSLSLADCINVADEAVGAVAQLLPSLYEFSLQAYHVTDAALGYFSPKQSHSLSILRLQSCWELTNHGVVNIVHSLPHLTVLSLSGCSKVTDDGVELIAENLQKLRALDLSWCPRITDAALEYIACDLNQLEELTLDRCVHITDIGVGYISTMLSLSALFLRWCTQIRDFGLQHLCSMRNLQVLSLAGCPLLTSSGLSSLIQLRHLQELELTNCPGASHELFDYLREHLPRCLLIE